The following proteins come from a genomic window of Panicum hallii strain FIL2 chromosome 8, PHallii_v3.1, whole genome shotgun sequence:
- the LOC112903349 gene encoding probable indole-3-pyruvate monooxygenase YUCCA10 codes for MEEQTVVLIVGAGPAGLATAACLTKLSIPHVIVEREDCSASLWRNRAYDRLKLHLAKEFCELPHMSYPADAPTYIPKDQFVKYIDNYIERFDIRPKYQTAIESCSYDEGRKCWFSVARDMKTSVVVRYTARFLVVASGENSAENIPVIPGLRDFAGEAIHSSRFRSGAAYSGKNVLVVGCGNSGMEIAYDLASHGANTSIVVRSPVHVMTKEIIRLGMTLVQHIPVNVVDGLLVRLANFVFGDLSRHGIVRPKAGPLQLKAETGRSAVIDVGTVGLIKKGIIKVLGNISKIKGSIVEFENGRESAFAVIVFATGYKSTANTWLKNGESMLNNAGLPKKEFPNHWKGANGLYCAGLARRGLAGIAIDAKNIANDILSSYHA; via the exons ATGGAGGAGCAAACCGTAGTCCTCATCGTGGGCGCAGGCCCAGCTGGCCTTGCAACAGCGGCATGCCTCACAAAGCTCTCAATCCCTCATGTCATCGTCGAGCGTGAGGATTGTAGTGCATCCCTATGGCGCAACCGTGCTTATGACCGCCTAAAGCTACATCTTGCAAAGGAGTTTTGTGAGCTACCCCACATGTCCTACCCAGCAGATGCCCCAACCTACATCCCAAAGGATCAGTTCGTGAAGTACATAGATAATTACATTGAGCGTTTCGACATCCGGCCAAAGTACCAAACTGCCATTGAGTCATGCTCATATGATGAAGGTAGAAAGTGTTGGTTCAGCGTGGCGCGTGACATGAAAACATCCGTGGTTGTTAGGTACACAGCTAGGTTCCTTGTCGTGGCAAGTGGTGAGAACAGTGCAGAGAACATTCCGGTGATCCCCGGGCTACGTGACTTTGCTGGAGAGGCTATCCACTCATCCAGGTTCAGATCTGGTGCCGCCTACTCGGGGAAGAATGTACTCGTGGTTGGATGTGGCAACTCTGGAATGGAGATCGCCTACGACCTTGCATCCCATGGTGCCAATACATCCATTGTTGTTCGTAGCCCG GTACATGTAATGACAAAAGAAATAATACGGTTGGGCATGACATTAGTCCAGCATATTCCGGTGAATGTTGTGGATGGCCTTCTTGTGAGGTTGGCAAATTTTGTGTTTGGTGACCTGTCAAGGCATGGAATCGTGAGACCAAAAGCAGGTCCTCTCCAACTCAAGGCAGAAACTGGTCGATCTGCTGTGATTGATGTTGGGACCGTGGGTTTAATCAAGAAAGGGATTATCAAA GTGCTTGGAAATATTTCCAAAATCAAGGGCAGCATAGTTGAATTTGAAAATGGTAGAGAAAGCGCTTTCGCCGTCATTGTATTTGCTACTGGATATAAAAGCACAGCAAATACGTGGCTCAAG AACGGCGAAAGCATGCTGAATAATGCTGGATTGCCAAAGAAAGAGTTTCCAAATCATTGGAAGGGTGCCAATGGGCTGTATTGTGCTGGTTTGGCAAGGAGAGGCCTGGCTGGTATTGCCATCGATGCCAAGAACATTGCCAATGACATTTTGTCTAGTTACCATGCATAA
- the LOC112902512 gene encoding splicing factor U2af large subunit A isoform X1 encodes MAEYDERYEGNGGPAPGDAGAHAQAEYGAAPPAAGAGSPPAAAKPTGFSDHADGRASQPQHETQLHDSGSSKSRERDRERDKGKDRERDRDRGRERERDRGRDKDRERGDRDRDRDRHHRDRRERSEKREHRDRSDDRDRHRDDRDRHRSHDSERRRDRERDGHRRHRSRSRSPSKSRDRDRRSRSRSRSRSKSKRVSGFDQAPPQPTMPIAAAGAVPGQLPGVTPPIPGMFPNLYNLGQINPLVIQPQAMTQQATRHARRVYVGGLPPTANEQTVAIFFNGVMAAIGGNTAGPGDAVLNVYINHDKKFAFVEMRSVEEASNAMALDGIMFEGAPVKVRRPTDYNPSLAAALGPSQPNPNLNLAAVGLTPGSAGGLEGPDRIFVGGLPYYFTEAQVRELLESFGPLRGFDLVKDRETGNSKGYAFCVYQDLTVTDIACAALNGIKMGDKTLTVRRANQGANQPRPEQDSVLIQAQQQVQMQKLVYQVGGALPTKVVCLTQVVTADELRDDEEYEDIVEDMREEGRKYGNLVKVVIPRPDPSGAPVAGVGKVFLEYADVEGSTKAKTGMHGRKFGGNQVVAVFYPEDKFAAEQYDG; translated from the exons ATGGCCGAGTACGACGAGCGCTACGAGGGCAACGGCGGCCCCGCCCCCGGGGACGCGGGCGCCCACGCCCAGGCCGAGTACGGCGCCgctccccccgccgccggcgccggctcaccgcccgccgcggccaAGCCCACCGGGTTCTCCGACCACGCCGACGGCCGCGCCTCCCAGCCCCAG CACGAGACACAGTTGCATGACAGTGGTTCCTCAAAATCCCGAGAAAGGGACAGAGAACGTGATAAGGGCAAGGACAGGGAGCGCGACAGGGACCGTGgccgagagagggagagggaccGGGGCAGGGATAAGGACCGCGAAAGAGGTGACAGGGACAGGGATCGTGATCGCCACCACAGGGATCGCCGCGAGCGTAGCGAGAAAAGGGAACACCGTGATCGTTCCGATGATCGTGACCGCCACCGTGATGATCGTGACCGTCACAGGAGCCATGATTCTGAAAG GAGAAGAGATCGTGAAAGAGATGGCCACCGTAGGCATCGGTCGCGCTCTCGCTCCCCGTCTAAGAGCCGTGATCGTGACCGAAGATCTAGATCTCGTTCACGCTCTCGTTCAAAGAG CAAGCGTGTGAGTGGATTTGACCAAGCACCGCCACAACCGACGATGCCTATAGCTGCTGCTGGTGCTGTTCCTG GTCAGCTGCCTGGAGTAACTCCTCCTATTCCAGGGATGTTTCCAAACTTATATAATTTGGGACAG ATCAATCCCCTTGTTATTCAACCACAAGCCATGACACAACAGGCTACTCGACATGCTCGGCGTGTGTATGTTGGTGGACTTCCTCCAACTGCTAATGAGCAG ACTGTTGCCATATTCTTCAATGGAGTTATGGCAGCTATTGGAGGAAACACAGCTGGTCCAGGTGATGCTGTTCTTAATGTCTACATAAACCATGACAAGAaatttgcttttgttgagatgAGATCTGTGGAAGAAGCAAGCAATGCAATGGCCTTAGATGGCATAATGTTCGAGGGAGCACCGGTGAAGGTTAGAAGGCCCACGGACTATAATCCTTCCCTAGCAGCTGCGCTGGGCCCAAGCCAGCCAAACCCCAATCTtaatcttgctgctgttggcttAACCCCTGGCTCTGCTGGAGGATTAGAAGGTCCAGATCGCATTTTTGTGGGTGGACTACCCTATTACTTCACTGAGGCCCAAGTGCGGGAGTTGCTCGAATCCTTTGGTCCTCTGCGTGGATTTGATCTTGTGAAGGATAGGGAAACTGGTAACTCGAAGGGTTATGCATTCTGTGTCTACCAGGATCTTACTGTTACCGACATTGCCTGTGCTGCTCTTAATGGCATCAAGATGGGAGACAAGACCCTTACTGTTAGGCGGGCGAACCAAGGAGCTAATCAGCCTAGGCCAGAGCAAGACAGTGTCCTGATTCAGGCACAACAACAGGTGCAAATGCAG AAACTCGTGTACCAGGTTGGAGGTGCCCTTCCAACAAAAGTTGTATGCCTGACACAGGTAGTCACAGCAGATGAACTGAGAGATGATGAGGAATATGAGGACATTGTGGAGGACATGAGGGAAGAAGGGCGCAAATACG GTAACTTGGTGAAAGTTGTAATCCCACGGCCTGACCCCAGCGGTGCTCCTGTTGCTGGAGTTGGGAAG GTGTTTTTGGAATATGCAGATGTGGAAGGATCGACCAAGGCGAAGACTGGCATGCATGGGAGGAAGTTTGGCGGGAATCAGGTGGTGGCTGTGTTCTACCCCGAGGACAAGTTTGCTGCGGAGCAGTACGACGGATGA
- the LOC112902512 gene encoding splicing factor U2af large subunit B isoform X2: protein MFPNLYNLGQINPLVIQPQAMTQQATRHARRVYVGGLPPTANEQTVAIFFNGVMAAIGGNTAGPGDAVLNVYINHDKKFAFVEMRSVEEASNAMALDGIMFEGAPVKVRRPTDYNPSLAAALGPSQPNPNLNLAAVGLTPGSAGGLEGPDRIFVGGLPYYFTEAQVRELLESFGPLRGFDLVKDRETGNSKGYAFCVYQDLTVTDIACAALNGIKMGDKTLTVRRANQGANQPRPEQDSVLIQAQQQVQMQKLVYQVGGALPTKVVCLTQVVTADELRDDEEYEDIVEDMREEGRKYGNLVKVVIPRPDPSGAPVAGVGKVFLEYADVEGSTKAKTGMHGRKFGGNQVVAVFYPEDKFAAEQYDG, encoded by the exons ATGTTTCCAAACTTATATAATTTGGGACAG ATCAATCCCCTTGTTATTCAACCACAAGCCATGACACAACAGGCTACTCGACATGCTCGGCGTGTGTATGTTGGTGGACTTCCTCCAACTGCTAATGAGCAG ACTGTTGCCATATTCTTCAATGGAGTTATGGCAGCTATTGGAGGAAACACAGCTGGTCCAGGTGATGCTGTTCTTAATGTCTACATAAACCATGACAAGAaatttgcttttgttgagatgAGATCTGTGGAAGAAGCAAGCAATGCAATGGCCTTAGATGGCATAATGTTCGAGGGAGCACCGGTGAAGGTTAGAAGGCCCACGGACTATAATCCTTCCCTAGCAGCTGCGCTGGGCCCAAGCCAGCCAAACCCCAATCTtaatcttgctgctgttggcttAACCCCTGGCTCTGCTGGAGGATTAGAAGGTCCAGATCGCATTTTTGTGGGTGGACTACCCTATTACTTCACTGAGGCCCAAGTGCGGGAGTTGCTCGAATCCTTTGGTCCTCTGCGTGGATTTGATCTTGTGAAGGATAGGGAAACTGGTAACTCGAAGGGTTATGCATTCTGTGTCTACCAGGATCTTACTGTTACCGACATTGCCTGTGCTGCTCTTAATGGCATCAAGATGGGAGACAAGACCCTTACTGTTAGGCGGGCGAACCAAGGAGCTAATCAGCCTAGGCCAGAGCAAGACAGTGTCCTGATTCAGGCACAACAACAGGTGCAAATGCAG AAACTCGTGTACCAGGTTGGAGGTGCCCTTCCAACAAAAGTTGTATGCCTGACACAGGTAGTCACAGCAGATGAACTGAGAGATGATGAGGAATATGAGGACATTGTGGAGGACATGAGGGAAGAAGGGCGCAAATACG GTAACTTGGTGAAAGTTGTAATCCCACGGCCTGACCCCAGCGGTGCTCCTGTTGCTGGAGTTGGGAAG GTGTTTTTGGAATATGCAGATGTGGAAGGATCGACCAAGGCGAAGACTGGCATGCATGGGAGGAAGTTTGGCGGGAATCAGGTGGTGGCTGTGTTCTACCCCGAGGACAAGTTTGCTGCGGAGCAGTACGACGGATGA
- the LOC112902394 gene encoding polyol transporter 5-like produces the protein MGTAEQHRGASDVGVATPLLPSPAVEPAPAPPRRNMFAFVCATLASMTTILMGYNLALMSGAELFMREDLGLTDEQVEVLSGSMNLFMLASILAAGWAADAIGRRGTIVLANAFLMAGALAMSLGGSYASLLAARFVTSVGVGFAVVVAPVYAAEIAPASSRGLLSSLVDLFITGGILLSYISNYALAGLPLRLGWRVMFALGVPPPLLLAAGVLAMPESPRWLAMRGRDDEARAVLERTSDTPAEAHARLEEIGRAVAAQVGGAGVWRELFVTPSPMVWRILTNVLVLYSFQQASGIDAIVLYSPLVFKQAGISSNNTVLAATVGVGVVKTLSIFVATFLSDRLGRRPLLLASAAGIAVSLTALGVTLCASGEATTTAGAAACVASVVAFVTAFSIGLGPLAPTYGAEILPLRLRAQGMSLGIAANRLTCGVLSMTFISLANTITMAGCFFLYASTAVAAWVFVYVRLPETKGRNLEDIGVLFAK, from the exons ATGGGCACCGCAGAGCAGCACCGCGGCGCTAGCGATGTCGGCGTCGCTACGCCGCTGCTCCCCTCGCCCGCCGTGGAGCCAGCGCCAGCCCCGCCGCGCCGGAACATGTTCGCCTTCGTCTGCGCCACGCTCGCCTCCATGACCACCATCCTCATGGGCTACA ACCTTGCGCTCATGAGTGGGGCGGAGCTGTTCATGCGTGAGGACCTGGGGCTCACCGACGAGCAGGTCGAGGTGCTGTCGGGGTCCATGAACCTGTTCATGCTGGCctccatcctcgccgccggaTGGGCCGCCGACGCCATCGGCCGCCGCGGCACCATCGTGCTCGCCAACGCCTTCCTCATGGCCGGCGCGCTCGCCATGTCGCTGGGCGGCAGCTACGCCTCGCTCCTGGCCGCGCGGTTCGTCACCAGCGTCGGCGTCGGgttcgccgtcgtcgtcgcgcCCGTGTACGCCGCCGAGATCGCGCCGGCGTCGTCGCGGGGCCTCCTGTCGTCCCTGGTGGACCTCTTCATCACGGGCGGGATCCTCCTCAGCTACATCTCCAACTACGCCCTCGCCGGCCTGCCGCTGCGCCTCGGCTGGCGCGTCATGTTCGCCCTGGGcgtcccgccgccgctgctcctgGCCGCCGGCGTGCTCGCCATGCCGGAGTCGCCCCGGTGGCTCGCCATGCGCGGGCGCGACGACGAGGCGCGCGCGGTGCTGGAGCGCACCTCCGACACGCCCGCCGAGGCCCACGCCCGGCTCGAGGAGATCGGGCGGGCCGTCGCGGCGCAGGTCGGCGGCGCCGGGGTCTGGCGGGAGCTGTTCGTCACGCCGTCGCCGATGGTGTGGCGGATCCTCACCAACGTCCTCGTGCTCTATTCCTTCCAGCAGGCCTCCGGCATCGACGCCATCGTGCTCTACAGCCCGCTGGTGTTCAAGCAGGCGGGCATCTCGTCCAACAACACCGTACTGGCCGCCACCGTCGGCGTCGGGGTGGTCAAGACTTTGTCCATCTTCGTGGCCACGTTCCTGTCggaccgcctcggccgccggccgcTCCTCCTCGCCAGCGCGGCCGGCATCGCCGTCTCGCTCACCGCGCTGGGGGTCACGCTGTGCGCCTCCGGCGAGGCGACGACGaccgccggggcggcggcgtgcgtcGCGTCGGTGGTAGCGTTCGTGACGGCGTTCTCGATCGGCCTCGGCCCGCTGGCGCCGACGTACGGCGCCGAGATCCTGCCGCTGCGGCTGCGTGCGCAGGGCATGAGCCTCGGCATCGCGGCGAACCGGCTCACCTGCGGCGTCCTGAGCATGACGTTCATCTCGCTCGCCAACACCATCACCATGGCCGGCTGCTTCTTCCTGTACGCCAgcacggcggtggcggcgtggGTGTTCGTCTACGTGCGGCTGCCGGAGACGAAAGGCCGGAACTTGGAGGACATAGGCGTTCTCTTTGCCAAGTGA
- the LOC112902393 gene encoding polyol transporter 5-like, which produces MAQPAGGRADATEAPLLPSPAAGAAPRRNGFAFLCATLASMTTMLHGYNQTLMSGAQLFMREDVGLSDAEVEVLAGSMNVFMLASILGAGWVADRLGRRRTLVLANAFLMAGALAMSLGSTYPALMAARFVTSLGAGFARVVAPVYNAEISPASTRGVLSSLVDIFINVGILLSYVSNYAFAGLPVHLGWRVMFAMGVIPPVFIAAGVFFMPESPRWLAMRGRHGDARAVLVRTSDTPAEADLRLAEIKQAVADAEAPQQAVSHGGGVWTELLRPSPSVRRILTCVLGLQFFVQASGVDAILLYSPLVFKAVGVASNSAAIGATVAIGAVKTCFILVGMLLTDRVGRRPLLLASTAGVAVTTASLALTLRLAAAAGGGGAASAAACLASVLAVVATYSVGYGSVVNTYSAEILPLRLRAQGSGLGVAVNRLTCGVVGMTFISLAGGISMAGCFFLYAGVTTAAFVFVYARLPETRGRSLEDMGVLFDK; this is translated from the exons ATGGCTCAGCCGGCGGGCGGCCGCGCCGATGCCACGGAGGCGCCGCTCCTCCCCTCGCCGGCAGcaggcgccgcgccgcgccggaaCGGGTTCGCGTTCCTCTGCGCCACGCTCGCCTCCATGACCACCATGCTCCATGGCTACA ATCAGACGCTGATGAGCGGCGCGCAGCTGTTCATGCGGGAGGACGTGGGCCTCAGCGACGCCGAGGTCGAGGTGCTGGCGGGGTCCATGAACGTGTTCATGCTCGCGTCCATCCTCGGCGCCGGGTGGGTCGCCGACCGGCTGGGCCGCCGGCGCACCCTCGTGCTCGCCAACGCCTTCCTCATGGCCGGCGCGCTCGCCATGTCGCTGGGCAGCACCTACCCCGCGCTCATGGCGGCGCGGTTCGTCACCAGCCTCGGCGCCGGGTTCGCCCGCGTCGTCGCGCCGGTCTACAACGCCGAGATCTCGCCGGCGTCCACGCGCGGCGTCCTGTCGTCGCTGGTCGAC ATTTTTATCAACGTCGGCATACTGCTCAGCTACGTGTCGAACTACGCCTTCGCCGGCCTGCCGGTGCACCTCGGGTGGCGCGTCATGTTCGCAATGGGCGTGATTCCGCCGGTGTTCATCGCCGCCGGCGTGTTCTTCATGCCGGAGTCGCCGCGGTGGCTGGCGATGCGGGGGCGCCACGGCGACGCGCGCGCGGTGCTCGTGCGCACCTCGGACACCCCAGCCGAGGCGGACCTCCGGCTCGCGGAGATCAAGCAAGCCGTCGCTGACGCTGAGGCTCCGCAGCAGGCTGTcagccacggcggcggcgtctgGACGGAGCTCCTCCGGCCGTCGCCGAGCGTGCGGCGGATCCTCACGTGCGTCCTCGGGCTGCAGTTTTTCGTGCAGGCGTCCGGCGTCGACGCCATCCTCCTCTACAGCCCGCTGGTGTTCAAGGCGGTCGGCGTGGCGTCGAACAGCGCCGCCATCGGCGCCACCGTGGCCATCGGGGCGGTCAAGACGTGCTTCATCCTGGTGGGCATGCTCCTCACCGACCGCGTCGGCCGGCGCCCGCTCCTCCTCGCCAGCACCGCGGGCGTCGCGGTGACCACGGCCTCCCTCGCCCTGACGCTCCGCCTAGCCGccgcagccggcggcggcggcgcggcctcggcggcggcgtgccTCGCGTCGGTGCTGGCCGTCGTGGCCACGTACTCGGTCGGGTACGGGTCGGTGGTGAACACGTACAGCGCCGAGATCCTGCCGCTGCGGCTGCGCGCGCAGGGCTCGGGCCTCGGCGTGGCGGTGAACCGGCTCACCTGCGGGGTGGTGGGCATGACGTTCATCTCGCTCGCCGGCGGGATCTCCATGGCCGGGTGCTTCTTCCTGTACGCCGGCGTGACGACGGCGGCGTTCGTGTTCGTGTACGCGCGGCTGCCGGAGACGAGGGGCCGGAGCCTGGAGGACATGGGCGTGCTCTTCGACAAGTGA
- the LOC112903098 gene encoding polyol transporter 5-like: MAHADDAAAVPLLASPAKAAGDKPPRRNMYAFSCATLASMTTILMGYNLALMSGAQLFIREDLDLSDAQIEVLAGSINVFMLASILAAGWAADALGRRGTLVLANVSLMAGALAMALGGSFPALMLARCVTSVGSGFSIVVTSVYNAEISPASMRGFLSSFLDMFISFGLLLSYVSNYAFAGLPVHLGWRVMYAAGVLPPVLLAAGVLAMPESPRWLVMRGRHAEARAVLVRTSDTPAEADLRLEEIKQQAVVVREPQASDDGGGGSSVWKELLVRPSASVRRILICVVGVHFFQQASGIDAIVLYSPLVFRKAGMSSNKAVLGATVGVGVVKMCFVLVAALFSDRLGRRPLLLASTAGVAASMASLGAALISAGASSLPASVAATVASVLAFMAAFSVGLGPLAGTYSAEVMPLRLRAQGASLGMAVNRLTCALVSMTFISLADAITMPGCFFLYAGVAAAACAFVYARMPETRGRSLEDMDELFAK; encoded by the exons ATGGCGCACGCCGATGATGCCGCGGCCGTGCCGCTGCTCGCCTCGCCGGCAAAGGCCGCCGGCGACAAGCCGCCGCGCCGGAACATGTACGCCTTCTCCTGCGCCACGCTCGCCTCCATGACCACCATCCTCATGGGATACA ACCTGGCGCTGATGAGCGGCGCGCAGCTGTTCATCCGGGAGGACCTCGACCTCTCCGACGCGCAGATCGAGGTGCTCGCGGGCTCCATCAACGTGTTCATGCTCGCctccatcctcgccgccggctggGCGGCCGACGCCCTCGGCCGCCGCGGCACGCTCGTGCTCGCCAATGTCTCCCTCATGGCCGGCGCGCTCGCCATGGCGCTCGGCGGCAGCTTCCCCGCGCTCATGCTCGCGCGCTGCGTCACCAGCGTCGGATCCGGCTTCTCCATCGTCGTCACCTCCGTCTACAACGCCGAGATCTCGCCGGCGTCCATGCGCGGCTTCCTGTCGTCGTTCCTTGAC ATGTTCATCAGCTTCGGCTTGCTCCTCAGCTACGTGTCCAACTACGCTTTCGCCGGCTTGCCGGTGCACCTCGGCTGGCGCGTCATGTACGCCGCCGGCGTGCTCCCGCCGGTGCTGCTGGCCGCCGGCGTGCTCGCCATGCCGGAGTCGCCGCGGTGGCTCGTGATGCGCGGGCGCCACGCCGAGGCGCGCGCGGTGCTCGTGCGCACCTCGGACACCCCCGCCGAGGCCGACCTCCGCCTCGAGGAGATCAAGCAGCAGGCCGTCGTCGTCAGGGAGCCACAGGCCAGcgacgacggcgggggcggcagcAGCGTCTGGAAGGAGCTGCTCGTCCGGCCGTCGGCGAGCGTGCGCCGGATCCTCATCTGCGTGGTCGGGGTGCACTTCTTCCAGCAGGCCTCCGGCATCGACGCCATCGTGCTCTACAGCCCGCTGGTGTTCCGGAAGGCCGGCATGTCGTCGAACAAGGCCGTGCTCGGCGCCACCGTGGGCGTCGGGGTCGTCAAGATGTGCTTCGTCCTGGTGGCCGCGCTCTTCTCCGACCGCCTCGGCCGGCGGCCGCTCCTCCTCGCCAGCACGGCGGGGGTGGCCGCGTCGATGGCGTCGCTGGGGGCGGCGCTCATCAGCGCCGGCGCGTCGTCGTTGCCCGCGAGCGTGGCGGCCACCGTCGCGTCGGTGCTGGCCTTCATGGCGGCGTTCTCGGTCGGGCTTGGGCCGCTGGCGGGCACGTACAGCGCCGAGGTCATGCCGCTGCGGCTGCGGGCGCAGGGCGCGAGCCTGGGCATGGCGGTGAACCGGCTGACGTGCGCGCTGGTGAGCATGACGTTCATCTCGCTCGCGGACGCGATCACCATGCCCGGGTGCTTCTTCCTCTACGCCggggtggccgccgccgcgtgcGCGTTCGTGTACGCCCGGATGCCGGAGACGAGGGGCCGGAGCCTCGAGGACATGGACGAGCTCTTCGCCAAGTGA